AGGTTGAGAGATTTAGCGGTCCCTCCGTCACATGTCCCACGAGTACGCGCCGCCACCCTGCTGCTCCCCCATGAACAGACCGCTCTCTGCGAGTTCGCTGCTGATGAGATGGTCGAGCTCGTCCTCCTCGTGCATGGATTCCGCTACCTTAGGACTCGCTGTGTTGCCGGAAGCGGCCACGCCAGCAGCTGGGTTGCTGCTCACCGACTTGAAACTGCTGCATCGTTGGACGATGCCGGCTCCACTGTTGATCAGATTGCTGGGCCCTGTCGTACCCGTTTGAGCGGCACCCTTCATGGCTCCGTTATTCATCTGATGTGCCTGGTCTCCACTAGCAGGTTTGTTGGTGTTCACGGGTCCCGACACGCTaggaggctgctgctgctgctgctgctgcgccaTTACACGGCTGATGCTACTCTTGGCTTCTTGCAGCAGCTGCTGCATAAGGTGCTGCTGGTACTGTGTGCTCGCACCAGCCCCGAAACTGTTCTGCTGATGCTGGGGCATGGCTTGCTGAAACGACATGGGATGCTGCTGGAACTGCCCGAGCTGACCCGCACGGAAAGATCTGGACACTTCCAGCTGAACGCCATTGTGCATTCCTGTAGGACCTTTAAACATACTCGATGCCTCGTGCTGAAGCAAGCTCTGGTTCGCGCTCGAGCTCCTGAGCATGTTCTGGTAATTGTTTAGCGCCGCAGCGTTCTGCGACGCCTCCTGCTGAAGCTGGTTTGCACTTGAGCTTCTAAGCATGTTCTGGTAATTGTTCAGTGCCGCGGCATTTTGTGACGCCTCCTGCTGAAGCAAACCCTGGTTTGCACTTGAGCTTCTCAGCATATTCTGGTAGTTATTTTGTGCCACGGCATTCTGCGGACTGCTACAAACGGTTCTGACACCTGGGGCCTCGCTATTCCCATGGGTGCTAATTTCTGTGTTGGCCCCCTTTGCCTCAAGCATGTTCTGCATTGTCAGCTTTGGCCCGTTTTGTCTGGGATAGTTCTTCAGGCTCTCTGCAGTTACAGGCAAACCATTAAGCAATTTACACCAGAGATCACTTGGTCGAAACAGGAAGAGCTGAGCATCGCTGAATCTTCTAGGGAAAAAGATCGGCTGTTTTTTAAAGAAGTGAACACAAATAGTATGACTAGTTCTACAGTCTGATGCAAACTACAGACAAATCATTGGTCATGAAGAAACTGTTTTACAAAAATATAATTCAGCACCCAGGTGAACACTTAAGATGATGCTGATTGGTGAATGTGCATGGTCATACCTATAGGGCCAAGCTTGTTCTTGTGGCTGAAATCAATCAAGTCCTTCATGTTATTCACCACCTCTGATATCTGAGAAGAGCACACAAGCAATCAACACACTGTAGACAGAATCATATAAGGGGAAGAAGCATCCAATATAACTAAGTAAAAGATCAAAGTAATTTTCAGATAATATCGAGGGAAAAGATGGATAAATACTACAAAGGGGACTCTAGTTACCTGCAAGCACCGAACATATCTTTTAGAAAGCCCATGTTCATTTAAGCTGTGGTGGTCTAGATTTTTCGCTAGTTGTTGTGATGCTGACGCAAACCTTTGAGAACAACCAAAAAAAAATTCCTCACATTGATTAGAATATAACAGAAAGCTAGATCTTATACAGAATGAAATACATATGTCTGTGATTTATAATGCCAAAAGGAACTGTAAGAAGCAAATGAATTATACAGTAGCGATGCATGCTGGGTTTACTAACATGTTGCAAATGGCTTGTGCATCATTGGTCGATACCCCAGCAGGCCCACTTTCATTGGCAGCAGCTTGATACTTCTGGGCAATTTGCAGCAGATGATTAACCTGATAAAATAGAAGCATGTATTTAAGAAAAATACAAAGGTGCCAAAATTAAAAGATTTATAGTTTGCAGACTGGTCTTGCATAATTGCCTGGAAAGCAGAAGCCACACATCAAAAGACTGAAATTGACCAAAACACAAGCTTTTAGAGTAACAAAAATGTCGTATCCACACTTTGCACCTTGAAGCAGCAGATGAGGAAAAGAAAAGCAGTCTCACTATGCTAAACAACTTAAGTTCCTCAAAACATAGCAAAACAAGAAATAGCTTGTGCCAATAATGATTCCAAAATTCAGCAGCCATAACACGTAATAGCTAATTTCATGTAGTCAATAATATCGTTTTTTTTCTACACAGCCTGTTCTCCAACAAAGAACCAGTACTCTTAGACAGCTGGTTGAAAACAAACCTGGCATGGCTCGTTCCAATCACCAAGCATTTCATTAATTAGAATCTGGCGCTATTAGCTCAACATATATAATGGTAACTATTTAGTAAGTTAACATGAGAAAATGCAATATGGAGGTATACCACCAATGGTACGATGGTTTTGCACAAAATCGTAGAAAAGAAACAATACCAGATTACCAGTATCTTCTAACATAGAAAAGGCACACAAAAACTCATCTTGGCCATAAAGATCGATATTACACATATGAAAAACCATATTCTGCAGACCAAAGCAAACAAAAGCTGCTAGTAATACATGGGATTTCAGGAGAAGAAACCAGCTCATTCTACAAAGAATAAGCAATGTGCGAGTCAATATGATTATGAGCAGCATTACTGTTCGACTTCCTTCGTGAATTCATCCAGAGCAACTGCCAAAGCATCAGAACTTTCCATGTCCAAGTGATTTGTAAACCACGTGACAGGTTCTTCCACTGGCTGGCCCACCTTGATCGGTGTGGACCGTGGACCGCCTTGCCCCCTCTGCGACCAAGCAccacctcctcctcgcctgccCCTTCTCTCATCAGGTATGGTACGAGACTCTGGCCTGGCTAAGGATACCCTGCCACCCACCCCCCGACAGCGAGACATCACTCAACGCTTGGTGGCACTCCGCGCGGCAGCTTACCCCCAAGCCAATGGACAAAGGTCTCGCCTCCGCGGCTCTACTCATCTCCTGCATGCTTCGGAAGCACCGGAACAACTGTGCCTTTGACAGAGGCCGCCCCTCGGTCCATGCCCTGGTGACGAAGATCAAGGAAGAGGCAGCCCTTTGGGCTTGCGGCAGTGCGCTCGGACTTGGGGCTGTCATCCCCCAGACCTGGGACGTCCACTGATTTCATATTTTGGCTCTGTAATTGGCTAATTGCCTCCTAGGAGGATTGTAACTCAAACCCTTCCTCTTTAATGAAATGAAACGCAAAAATCTTTTGTGTTTTCTTAAAAAAGTGATTTGTAGACTTGTCCAGCAGGAGAATATGAGGGTGTGATTATCACACAGATTCAGATTTATAATTAGGTACACACTTGCTACTGCTACATAGTTAAAAAACATATATAGAGAAATGTCGAAGAAAAGAACAGATGATTTTCAAATGTGCAAAACAGGAAGAGCGTCTAATACCTGCGGTGCTAGAAACCTGCGAGTGATATACTCGTCATGCCGTCGTGAACAGAACTCCCAAGACATAATCTGCATAGGCAGCAATCAGCAGATAAGAATGGTTCTTGTTTGTACCTCATTTGTAACATCCAGATGCTCACGAATGGTCCACAAAATAAGGCACCCAAGACATGGGTGCCATGGCATGGGCAAGCTACTACATCTAGCAACATACCTTTAGTTCCGGAGTAAATATTATTCTCAGTTGCCCCTCGTGCGTAACATGTAGATGATCATAGATGCTCTTCTGAACAACTTTGGTATGCTCCAGGAGAAGTAATCCATTGGGCAACCGGAATTCATTGGGCACGTCAAGGAATAGATATTCATCTACAACACCATGGTCAAATCGAATTTGACAGAGTCTAGGAAGTATTTCGTAGGTAGCCTCTGTAAGATGGATATAAGAAATGAAAGGGGGTAAGCTCAAAGAGATTTTGAAATAAATACAGAAAATGAACTAAAATATCTACAGAGTAAAGTACAAGTTAGGCCGCTGGTATACTTCCGATTTGAACCGTccacaaatatttttacactattAACGGCCTCCAGATTACTAAATTTTTTTGCAAACAAAAAGAAGATtactactccctctgatccatattaattgtcgctgacttagtacaactttgtatcaGAGGGTGTACTTATTTTTTAGCCTACTATCCTTCTTTTTTGCTTTGGGGATGTTTATGGCAGAATAAGTCCCAAAAAATTAGGTGACTTATATTTTAGATATGGGTTTCTTTCATATGTGAGTATATACTATATACTACACAAAACATAAGATATGTAAATGCGCATTGCACATGCACATGTGTGTTTTCTAGTCTGAGAATAACACATTGAAGGAGCAAAACATAAAGAGCCCGAAAAGGAGATGTTAAGGTGTACACCAAAAAACAGGAGCAAAGTGCAGGATTACATAAACAAAACAGGAGGAGCAAAATGCAATGCCAAAACCACACACTGCAACACTACCATCTTTCCAAGAGTTCCTTATGACAAGGTGTTATTTACAACTAAAGAAAATTATAGCATGCTTGAGTAACACAACCTATACAAGTTATCGTGCTTAACTGTTTTCGCAAGAACTACAAGAACACTGAATTTGGTGATTATTACAGAATAATCCCATAAGAAAACAGCATTCATCTTCCAGAAGCAGCCATGGAGAAGGATTGAGCAAACTTAGCCAGAAATCAACTTACCATATCCTTTCCCAGTATGTGTATTACAAATATCACAACGCCATGTATCCTGTAACAAGGAGAAATATGACCATGTGATAGATGATTTCATAGATTTTATCTACCATAGAAGGATAACTACCCTTGCTATTGACCATATATGCAGACTAGACAAAGAATCAGCTTTATCAGCTTACAATGGATTCATTACATGGAACATATTTTACAATCATATTAATTATTGCATGACAGATTACAATAGCCATTgccagctactccctccgtcccaaaataagtgtctcaagcttagtacaactttgtactaaagatagtacaaagttgagacacttattttgggacggagggagtacaatacaaGTATGGTGTTCCTCACTACCATCACAGATACTTCATAATCAAAGTGTTCAATGATCCTAGCAGAGCCTTAAGGAGATGTTAAATAACTTTATTTTGAACATCAATATGAAAGTGATGTTGGACATGGCAACTTTCGAGTATTCGACAGAAATTTCAGGTGAAAACTGTCAACTAACCTGAGCTGTCGGAATAGCAATTGGAGAATTCCCTCTTTTTTCATATGATGACACACACCATCTTTCTCTTGCTCGTGGTGCAAAATATTCATCAATAAGCTTCCTCCAGTATGTTATGGGATTATTCTACAAGACAATATGTGAGTAAGCTGATCTTTCAATGGCTCATGTCTTCTAATCAATGTATATAATGAAGAGAATCTCACCTCTGGATGCTGACGCTTATGATACAAATACTGCATTAACCTTCGAGAACAAAGCCCGCTCTCGACAGGAGTCCTAACAGGCCCAGGTAGTTGCATCCCAGGCTGTGCTAG
The sequence above is drawn from the Triticum aestivum cultivar Chinese Spring chromosome 7A, IWGSC CS RefSeq v2.1, whole genome shotgun sequence genome and encodes:
- the LOC123149570 gene encoding probable transcriptional regulator SLK2, with product MSVAPHFNLGLVPRDMNGGIPVSSANSSGPSIGVSSLVTDGNSSLSGGAQFQHSTSMNADSFMRLPSSPMSFSSNNISGSSVIDGSTMQQSPPQEQMQKRRSSSATSQPGIEADGAFHGQKKPRVDIRQDDILQQHLIQQLLQGQSSLHFQGQHNPQLQALIRQQKLAHIQHLQQHQLSQQFPQIQQSQVGIPRQPQLRPPLAQPGMQLPGPVRTPVESGLCSRRLMQYLYHKRQHPENNPITYWRKLIDEYFAPRARERWCVSSYEKRGNSPIAIPTAQDTWRCDICNTHTGKGYEATYEILPRLCQIRFDHGVVDEYLFLDVPNEFRLPNGLLLLEHTKVVQKSIYDHLHVTHEGQLRIIFTPELKIMSWEFCSRRHDEYITRRFLAPQVNHLLQIAQKYQAAANESGPAGVSTNDAQAICNMFASASQQLAKNLDHHSLNEHGLSKRYVRCLQISEVVNNMKDLIDFSHKNKLGPIESLKNYPRQNGPKLTMQNMLEAKGANTEISTHGNSEAPGVRTVCSSPQNAVAQNNYQNMLRSSSANQGLLQQEASQNAAALNNYQNMLRSSSANQLQQEASQNAAALNNYQNMLRSSSANQSLLQHEASSMFKGPTGMHNGVQLEVSRSFRAGQLGQFQQHPMSFQQAMPQHQQNSFGAGASTQYQQHLMQQLLQEAKSSISRVMAQQQQQQQPPSVSGPVNTNKPASGDQAHQMNNGAMKGAAQTGTTGPSNLINSGAGIVQRCSSFKSVSSNPAAGVAASGNTASPKVAESMHEEDELDHLISSELAESGLFMGEQQGGGAYSWDM